The Desmospora profundinema genome includes a region encoding these proteins:
- the pdxR gene encoding MocR-like pyridoxine biosynthesis transcription factor PdxR: MKIDLNRSSKIPLVKQISQALEDRIRSEHLKKGERLSSVRKMANDLGVSPVTVIKAYDLLEKEGLVTRVHGKGTFVYGEAESKACLYHQPAQTITDYMHRSQYLMYTQRRKRVDLSSSTVQTELLPLPALLESVQHLMEKEPEVLCQYGDIKGDGELRKAASNYLTYQGVSVDSNELLITNGSQQGIDLVARCFLRPGDVVITEETTYSAAIDTFRGTGATILPVPMDRDGLRVDKLTALCDTYQPRLIYTIPTFHNPTGTVMSLKRRGQLLQLAESIPCLIVEDDPWSEIYFDDPPPPSIKSLDSTGNVIYLKGLSKILSPGCRIGLLAASGPVLKRLLIAKTNSDLGSPLLTQRAILPLLQAKKTQTYFQQLRKALKERRDLVVRCLQEHAPPGIDWLIPSGGFNLWLTLPRETNAHDLLHHTEKENISFLPGSACFSSDPSYHCLRISFSSAPNDILYSSIKEFCRILTDYLEKRPSEGIKPIF; encoded by the coding sequence ATGAAAATTGATTTAAACCGTTCCTCAAAAATTCCACTTGTCAAACAGATCAGCCAAGCATTGGAGGATCGGATTCGGTCTGAACACCTTAAAAAGGGTGAACGACTGTCTTCGGTTCGGAAAATGGCCAACGATCTTGGAGTAAGCCCTGTGACAGTCATCAAAGCCTATGATTTGCTGGAAAAGGAAGGTCTGGTGACGAGAGTTCACGGAAAAGGCACTTTCGTCTACGGAGAGGCGGAGTCAAAAGCCTGCCTGTACCATCAACCTGCACAAACCATCACGGACTACATGCACCGCTCCCAATACCTGATGTACACCCAACGAAGGAAAAGGGTGGACTTGTCTTCATCCACCGTCCAGACGGAACTGCTGCCTCTCCCTGCATTGCTGGAAAGTGTCCAGCATCTCATGGAAAAAGAACCGGAGGTCCTTTGCCAATACGGTGACATCAAAGGAGACGGCGAGCTTCGCAAGGCCGCCTCCAACTATTTGACGTACCAAGGTGTTTCCGTCGATTCCAATGAATTATTGATCACCAACGGCTCCCAACAGGGTATCGATCTGGTCGCCCGCTGCTTCCTCCGTCCGGGAGATGTCGTCATCACCGAAGAAACCACCTATTCAGCAGCCATTGACACCTTCCGGGGAACGGGAGCTACTATCCTGCCCGTTCCCATGGACCGTGACGGGTTGCGCGTGGACAAACTTACTGCCCTGTGTGATACCTATCAGCCCCGGCTCATCTATACCATACCCACCTTCCACAACCCTACGGGAACCGTGATGAGTCTGAAAAGAAGGGGCCAACTGCTCCAACTGGCGGAGAGCATCCCGTGCCTCATCGTGGAGGATGACCCCTGGAGTGAAATTTATTTCGACGATCCTCCCCCTCCGTCCATTAAATCCCTGGATTCCACAGGCAATGTGATTTATTTGAAGGGATTGAGCAAAATTTTGTCCCCAGGCTGCCGCATCGGTCTATTGGCCGCTTCGGGACCCGTACTGAAACGTTTGTTGATTGCCAAGACCAACTCGGACCTGGGAAGCCCCCTCCTGACACAGCGGGCTATTTTACCGCTGCTCCAAGCGAAGAAGACCCAGACCTACTTCCAACAGCTGCGAAAAGCATTAAAGGAAAGGCGGGATCTGGTTGTCCGTTGCCTGCAGGAACACGCTCCCCCAGGCATCGATTGGCTCATTCCCTCCGGCGGATTTAACTTGTGGCTGACTCTTCCCAGGGAAACAAACGCCCACGATCTGCTTCACCATACGGAAAAAGAAAACATCAGTTTTCTACCCGGTTCCGCCTGTTTTTCCAGCGACCCTTCGTACCACTGCCTGCGGATCAGCTTTTCCTCCGCACCCAATGATATTCTATACTCCAGCATAAAAGAATTTTGTCGAATCTTAACCGATTATCTAGAAAAAAGGCCTTCAGAAGGGATAAAGCCCATATTTTAA
- a CDS encoding MFS transporter gives MSLRNIHYGWWVLLLAFLALLSAQGIRLSFGAFITPWEADLHASRSILSFVALMSFIVYGVSQPIVGRIVDRFGVRIVLAGSIFIVGVGTLLTVFATSPWHLVVLYGLFSSVGFGGASGVAASVAVTNWFNEKRGFALGMITAGTAAGQLFLVPFSLILIEAWGWKITVLVLGVGLTVLVFPLLALFLRTSPSEKGMKAYGSEPVTADRKEEENFVSRGGSHAVFLSRKFWFLLLPYFICGFTTTGLMDTHLIPFAHDHGFSATVTSTAVSLLAGFNILGTILSGYIADRWSNKNYLTLLYALRAVSILILMVTHDYVLLMVFAILFGLVDFATVAPTSLLATKYFKHYSVGMILGWLYLAHQMGSALGAYLPGLLFDWTGNYQIAFVTAVIILVFASFASFLLPEPERYERRPNQTETA, from the coding sequence TTGTCTTTACGGAACATTCATTATGGATGGTGGGTATTGCTGTTGGCGTTTCTGGCTTTGTTGTCCGCACAGGGAATTCGCTTATCCTTCGGAGCATTCATTACACCCTGGGAGGCGGATCTTCACGCCAGTCGGAGTATTCTTTCCTTTGTGGCGCTGATGAGTTTTATCGTCTATGGAGTCTCCCAGCCGATTGTAGGCAGGATCGTCGACCGTTTCGGCGTTCGGATCGTTTTGGCCGGAAGCATCTTCATTGTGGGAGTGGGAACGCTTTTAACGGTTTTTGCCACTTCGCCATGGCATCTGGTGGTGTTATACGGATTGTTTTCCTCCGTTGGTTTTGGAGGGGCATCGGGTGTGGCGGCATCTGTGGCAGTGACGAACTGGTTTAATGAGAAGCGCGGGTTTGCATTGGGTATGATTACCGCGGGGACAGCGGCGGGACAATTGTTTCTCGTTCCTTTTTCATTGATTCTGATAGAAGCGTGGGGCTGGAAAATCACCGTGTTGGTGTTGGGTGTGGGATTAACGGTTCTTGTCTTTCCTCTTTTGGCGCTGTTTCTGCGGACGTCTCCTTCGGAAAAGGGGATGAAGGCCTATGGCAGCGAGCCTGTGACCGCTGATCGGAAGGAGGAAGAAAACTTCGTTTCACGGGGGGGTTCCCATGCCGTTTTTCTGTCGCGGAAATTTTGGTTTCTGCTCTTGCCATATTTTATCTGTGGCTTTACCACCACAGGATTGATGGACACTCATTTGATTCCGTTTGCTCATGATCATGGATTTTCCGCCACAGTCACCAGTACGGCGGTCAGTTTGCTGGCTGGCTTCAATATTTTGGGAACCATCCTTTCCGGTTATATCGCGGATCGGTGGAGCAATAAAAACTACCTGACCCTTCTTTATGCTCTCCGAGCTGTTTCAATCCTGATTTTGATGGTGACCCACGACTATGTCCTGCTGATGGTTTTTGCCATTCTGTTCGGGCTGGTCGATTTTGCGACAGTCGCCCCGACTTCGTTGCTCGCGACCAAATATTTCAAGCATTATTCCGTGGGTATGATCTTAGGGTGGCTGTATTTGGCTCATCAGATGGGATCCGCTTTGGGAGCTTATCTGCCGGGGCTGCTGTTTGACTGGACGGGGAATTATCAGATCGCCTTTGTGACTGCCGTCATCATCTTGGTTTTTGCATCCTTTGCCAGCTTTTTGCTGCCGGAGCCGGAGAGGTACGAACGGCGGCCGAATCAGACCGAAACGGCATAA
- a CDS encoding amidase domain-containing protein: protein MEKRGWRQPVATWFRGQNQLWVEGELDRLFSWVLDAEADWVEGERQRWERLRGQQRIRELKPLKGETRFRVLREEQLDEGEVEMNVAVQQRHLYEIQGELHEQEEISSYCIRVGEGSDGWSISDCTLMPYQVEEASSGWSYYHPPSNGDAVVSGYNRMRAVQYAEMWWNGANPRYQKFDDNCTNFISQCIHAGGIPMDFSNRRDRGWWYRGSRENWSYSWAVANALKNYLDRGGTPKAVRVGSPQELQPGDVICYDFNGDGRWQHNTIVTAFDPMGMPLVNAHTVNSRHRYWDYRDSYAWTPQCKYSFYHIP, encoded by the coding sequence ATGGAGAAACGGGGTTGGAGACAGCCTGTTGCAACATGGTTTCGCGGACAAAACCAACTGTGGGTGGAAGGGGAGCTAGACCGCCTCTTTTCATGGGTGCTGGATGCAGAGGCCGACTGGGTGGAAGGGGAGCGTCAGCGGTGGGAGCGTCTGCGTGGTCAACAACGCATACGCGAACTGAAACCTCTCAAAGGCGAGACCCGATTTCGGGTATTGCGCGAGGAGCAGCTGGATGAGGGCGAGGTAGAAATGAATGTGGCTGTTCAACAGCGCCATTTGTATGAAATCCAGGGAGAGCTGCACGAGCAGGAAGAGATCTCCAGTTATTGTATCCGGGTAGGGGAAGGATCGGACGGATGGTCCATATCGGATTGCACTCTGATGCCCTATCAGGTTGAAGAAGCGTCGAGTGGTTGGTCTTACTATCATCCGCCGTCGAATGGGGATGCCGTTGTCTCTGGTTACAATCGCATGCGGGCGGTCCAGTATGCGGAAATGTGGTGGAATGGGGCCAATCCCCGCTATCAAAAATTTGATGATAACTGCACCAACTTCATTTCCCAGTGCATTCATGCAGGCGGGATCCCGATGGATTTTTCCAATCGGCGGGACCGGGGATGGTGGTACCGCGGAAGTCGGGAAAATTGGAGTTACAGCTGGGCAGTGGCCAACGCACTTAAAAACTACCTTGACAGGGGGGGGACGCCGAAGGCCGTGCGGGTCGGATCCCCCCAGGAACTGCAGCCGGGAGATGTTATTTGCTATGACTTTAACGGGGATGGGCGATGGCAGCATAACACGATCGTGACCGCCTTTGACCCGATGGGGATGCCGTTGGTCAATGCTCATACCGTAAACAGCCGTCACCGCTACTGGGACTACCGTGATTCCTATGCATGGACACCCCAGTGCAAGTATAGCTTTTATCATATTCCGTGA
- a CDS encoding cytochrome ubiquinol oxidase subunit I: MDELIIARSLFGSSLGFHIIFATLGVGIPFMILIAELIYQWRKDPHYVILAKRWTKAQAILLGVAIPSGTIVAVQMSLLWPRYMEMVGEVIALPFQIELFAFFVEALFMSIYVYAAERLSPLARITSVFLVALGGTASAVLITAANAWMNTPTGFDVQGGEIINVRPLEAFFSPSFRTAASHVVASAYMTGAFAIASVAAFGMLKSRKRGTAYAAHKKALMLSLAIGGVMSLLTGWNGHSAAQVLHVHQPEKLAAAEGLFETQAYAPLAIGGVPDLDRRELVGGVEIPALLSFLATNRLDGVVKGLNEFPRETWPPFYVHTLFNLMVFVGTFLMFLALLAWMIKWKRKEKPLPRWLLWVLVGAGPLSMLGIEFGWVFTCSGRQPWTIYQYQLTSEAVTDATGLLGWFILFISLYVMLCIVTAVVMRAFFKRRPLEEELAAVGGKGETVGHE, from the coding sequence TTGGACGAATTGATCATTGCCCGTTCTCTGTTCGGCAGTTCATTGGGATTTCATATCATTTTTGCCACGTTGGGCGTGGGGATTCCATTTATGATTCTGATCGCAGAGTTGATCTATCAGTGGCGCAAAGATCCCCATTATGTCATTTTGGCCAAGCGTTGGACCAAAGCTCAAGCGATTCTGTTGGGGGTGGCGATCCCTTCCGGGACCATCGTCGCCGTCCAGATGTCGCTCCTATGGCCCCGGTATATGGAAATGGTGGGGGAGGTGATTGCGCTTCCCTTTCAAATTGAGCTGTTCGCATTTTTTGTGGAAGCGTTATTTATGTCCATTTATGTGTATGCGGCGGAGCGACTCTCTCCCCTGGCCCGGATCACCAGTGTTTTTTTGGTGGCGCTGGGCGGCACGGCGTCTGCTGTGTTAATCACTGCCGCCAACGCCTGGATGAACACGCCGACCGGGTTTGATGTCCAGGGGGGAGAGATCATCAATGTAAGGCCCTTAGAGGCATTTTTTAGTCCCAGTTTTCGAACGGCTGCTTCTCATGTCGTGGCCTCCGCCTATATGACGGGAGCGTTTGCCATCGCCAGCGTGGCGGCTTTCGGAATGCTGAAAAGCCGGAAACGGGGGACAGCTTACGCCGCTCACAAAAAAGCCCTGATGTTGTCACTGGCCATCGGAGGGGTGATGTCGCTCCTGACCGGGTGGAACGGCCACTCTGCGGCTCAGGTGCTGCATGTGCATCAACCGGAAAAGCTGGCCGCTGCCGAAGGGTTGTTTGAAACCCAGGCCTATGCGCCGTTAGCGATTGGAGGGGTGCCCGATTTGGATCGGCGGGAGCTGGTGGGCGGTGTGGAGATTCCAGCACTGCTCAGCTTTTTGGCTACCAACCGTTTGGATGGGGTGGTAAAAGGGCTAAACGAATTTCCGAGAGAGACGTGGCCTCCCTTTTATGTCCATACCCTATTTAATTTAATGGTGTTTGTGGGTACGTTTCTGATGTTTTTGGCTCTGTTGGCTTGGATGATTAAGTGGAAGCGGAAAGAGAAACCGTTGCCCCGGTGGCTGTTGTGGGTGTTGGTGGGGGCGGGGCCCCTTTCGATGCTGGGAATTGAATTTGGATGGGTATTCACCTGCAGCGGCCGCCAACCGTGGACCATCTATCAGTACCAGTTGACCTCGGAAGCGGTAACGGATGCAACAGGATTGTTGGGCTGGTTCATTCTGTTCATTTCTCTATATGTGATGCTGTGTATCGTGACGGCTGTTGTGATGCGCGCCTTTTTCAAGCGGCGTCCCTTGGAGGAGGAATTGGCTGCCGTAGGCGGGAAAGGGGAGACCGTGGGGCATGAATGA
- a CDS encoding cytochrome d ubiquinol oxidase subunit II: MNDALVAISILWLFVFMYAILGSVDFGAGFWGMVYSRRGKTRAGALANRFLSPTWEVTNVFLVLLVVTLVTFFPTAVYPIGMALLVPGSLVLLLLTFRSTFMVFQYNTDRFQEILSVVSGVTGLLIPSLLVLVLPILTGGFIDPDTGELMLGALFTRPISYAYLTFGLSSELFLSSAFLSDYSREADDDEAYRVFRNHARWLGPVALLAGITAVFLMGYEAVWLRQGIEAQRWWFLASGILFLTGYAALWIKPAHPRWSRGLPRLAFVCFIGQYALASLAYGRAHLPYMVYPDITVDAAVTNPAMFRSLLVSYAIGLAILIPGFYYFWQLFLKDKRYLHRE; the protein is encoded by the coding sequence ATGAATGATGCGTTGGTGGCGATTTCCATTTTGTGGTTGTTTGTGTTTATGTATGCCATCCTGGGCTCTGTTGACTTTGGAGCCGGGTTTTGGGGGATGGTTTACAGCCGTCGCGGAAAGACACGTGCAGGGGCTTTGGCCAACCGTTTTCTTTCACCGACATGGGAAGTGACCAATGTGTTCCTGGTGCTCCTGGTGGTCACATTGGTCACCTTTTTTCCCACAGCCGTCTATCCGATCGGGATGGCCCTGTTGGTGCCTGGAAGCCTGGTGTTGCTGCTGCTTACCTTTCGAAGCACCTTTATGGTGTTTCAGTATAATACCGACCGCTTTCAGGAGATTTTGAGTGTGGTTTCCGGAGTGACGGGGCTGTTGATTCCCAGTCTCTTAGTATTGGTACTGCCGATTCTCACTGGCGGCTTTATCGATCCGGATACGGGAGAACTGATGCTGGGTGCTCTGTTCACCCGGCCCATCTCGTACGCCTATCTCACCTTTGGCTTGTCCAGCGAGTTGTTTTTGTCATCCGCTTTTTTATCCGATTACAGCCGGGAGGCGGATGATGATGAGGCGTACCGCGTGTTTCGCAACCATGCTCGATGGTTGGGACCGGTGGCTTTGTTGGCCGGGATCACGGCAGTCTTCCTGATGGGGTATGAGGCCGTGTGGTTACGGCAAGGAATCGAAGCACAGCGATGGTGGTTTTTAGCGTCCGGTATCTTGTTTTTAACCGGTTATGCCGCTCTGTGGATCAAACCTGCCCATCCCCGCTGGAGTCGAGGGCTGCCGCGATTGGCATTCGTCTGTTTCATCGGGCAATATGCCCTGGCTTCCCTCGCTTACGGACGGGCCCATTTGCCTTATATGGTGTACCCGGACATCACCGTGGATGCGGCCGTCACTAATCCGGCCATGTTCCGCTCCCTTCTCGTTTCCTACGCCATCGGGCTGGCGATTCTCATTCCCGGTTTCTACTATTTTTGGCAGTTGTTTTTAAAGGATAAACGCTATCTCCATCGGGAATAA
- a CDS encoding DegV family protein, producing MSKIALVTDSSCDLPVDLLKKWDIHVVPLRIIYKEGEYRDGIDLTPAEVYDRLEEEVPTTSMPSPEDIADTFHRLKKEGYTHCVVLALSANLSGTYNAFRLVAQEVEMKMDVIDSKGLSWVLGFQVLEAARLIREKVDYEEIVVKLEELKEKVKGYFIVDSLEYLREGGRIGKVAASLGSMLNLKPIISLDKEGKFYPHTLARGKNQAMKKLIDPVLKQIQSTKANISILQGRAEEEAAALKERFKEMENVCELYISNISPALVVHTGPGLLGLVVHPVDGETHPSQA from the coding sequence ATGAGCAAAATTGCGTTGGTGACGGACAGTTCTTGCGATCTGCCCGTCGATCTCTTAAAGAAATGGGACATCCACGTCGTGCCATTGCGAATCATCTATAAGGAAGGGGAATATCGCGACGGCATCGATCTCACACCGGCAGAAGTATACGATCGACTGGAAGAAGAGGTGCCTACCACTTCCATGCCCTCTCCGGAAGACATCGCCGACACCTTCCATCGGCTGAAAAAAGAAGGATATACCCACTGTGTCGTTCTCGCCCTGTCAGCCAACCTCAGTGGAACGTACAACGCCTTTCGTCTGGTCGCCCAAGAGGTGGAGATGAAAATGGATGTCATCGATTCCAAAGGGTTATCCTGGGTGTTGGGCTTTCAAGTGCTGGAAGCGGCCCGGTTGATCCGGGAAAAGGTGGATTATGAAGAGATTGTGGTTAAGTTGGAAGAGCTAAAAGAAAAAGTGAAGGGGTATTTTATCGTCGATTCCCTGGAGTACTTGCGGGAAGGCGGCCGCATCGGCAAAGTGGCGGCCAGCCTCGGTTCCATGCTTAACTTAAAACCCATCATCTCTCTGGATAAGGAAGGAAAATTTTATCCCCACACTCTTGCCCGCGGCAAAAATCAGGCAATGAAAAAATTAATCGATCCGGTTCTGAAGCAGATCCAATCCACCAAAGCCAACATCTCCATCCTCCAGGGACGGGCCGAGGAAGAAGCGGCAGCGCTCAAGGAGCGGTTTAAAGAGATGGAAAACGTCTGTGAGCTGTATATCAGCAACATCAGTCCCGCTCTCGTAGTCCACACCGGCCCCGGTCTCCTCGGCTTGGTCGTCCATCCGGTCGACGGGGAAACCCATCCATCACAAGCATAA
- a CDS encoding tRNA (cytidine(34)-2'-O)-methyltransferase gives MPFHICLVEPEIPNNTGNIARTCAVTGSVLHLVKPLGFSTEDKYLKRSGLDYWHLVDVRIHDSFSDFTAHVSGGRFFCATTKAKRPYTAFQYRDGDIFVFGKESRGLPPEILEPYRDTCIRIPMRPVVRSHNLGNAAAVVLYEALRQQDFAGLE, from the coding sequence ATGCCATTTCACATCTGTTTGGTGGAGCCGGAAATCCCCAATAATACCGGTAATATCGCCCGCACCTGTGCAGTGACCGGCTCGGTGTTGCATCTGGTGAAACCTTTGGGATTCTCCACCGAGGATAAGTATTTAAAGCGTTCAGGGTTGGATTATTGGCACCTCGTGGATGTGCGAATCCACGATTCATTTTCCGATTTTACCGCACATGTTTCCGGTGGCCGCTTCTTTTGCGCGACGACCAAGGCGAAGCGTCCGTATACCGCTTTTCAATACCGGGATGGGGATATCTTTGTCTTTGGTAAGGAGAGCCGGGGCTTGCCGCCGGAGATTTTGGAACCTTACAGGGATACGTGCATCCGCATTCCGATGCGACCGGTGGTGCGTTCCCATAATCTAGGGAATGCGGCGGCGGTGGTACTGTACGAAGCCTTACGGCAGCAGGATTTTGCGGGACTGGAGTGA
- a CDS encoding HAD family hydrolase: MFKVVCFDLDGTLLPMDTEAFVEQYLKELAPFLAPVLSPNKLVPLIWDATRTMIENTDPTRTNEEVFQERFLSRSGFKRDEIWPMFDRFYSEHFPTMKQYVEPGPLGRQVVEAALSGGYRVAVATNPVFPKAAIRERMRWADVDDLVEWVSVYEETHHCKPQPGYYREVAERMGAAPEECLMVGNDLQEDMVAKGVGMKTYLVTDWLIDRGHPVYEPDQRGTMEELLRDLKEKRGLFS, translated from the coding sequence ATGTTCAAAGTAGTCTGCTTTGACTTGGATGGAACGCTGCTCCCGATGGACACGGAAGCGTTCGTGGAGCAATACCTGAAGGAGTTGGCCCCATTTCTGGCGCCGGTGTTGTCGCCGAACAAACTGGTGCCTTTGATTTGGGATGCCACACGAACAATGATTGAAAATACGGACCCCACACGAACCAATGAAGAGGTGTTTCAAGAGCGTTTTTTGTCCCGTTCGGGCTTCAAACGGGACGAGATTTGGCCGATGTTTGACCGTTTTTATAGCGAACACTTTCCGACCATGAAACAATACGTGGAACCGGGACCCCTGGGGCGGCAAGTAGTGGAAGCGGCGTTGAGCGGGGGGTATCGCGTGGCGGTGGCCACCAATCCCGTTTTTCCAAAAGCGGCGATCCGGGAACGGATGCGTTGGGCGGATGTGGATGATCTGGTGGAGTGGGTATCGGTATATGAAGAGACGCACCACTGCAAACCCCAGCCGGGATACTACCGGGAAGTGGCGGAACGGATGGGGGCGGCCCCCGAGGAATGCCTGATGGTGGGAAATGACTTACAGGAAGACATGGTGGCCAAAGGGGTAGGGATGAAAACTTATCTCGTCACCGACTGGCTGATCGACCGCGGCCACCCCGTTTATGAGCCGGATCAGCGGGGAACGATGGAAGAGCTTCTACGGGATCTGAAGGAAAAGCGCGGTTTATTTTCATGA
- a CDS encoding amidase domain-containing protein, protein MEKVKQLLQNKKAVAILAAALVLVLGSSLAFAGVFSGDSKEAAEVKSSTPEESVSTDRTVSISDEELVDSISLYNESAKTKDQIKQEHTTAVTIVQQRAKKQQAPVKEDLDDKKYRDFVIGAATDLEGLSPEEQKRVSNYAKEVADYDNKHKNKRIKELEDKAKKEGLTPGEKAELIDLLPIQSVKPLQPESLEPEEAGDTGVDKKKPGSNAPADPGKETEEEEPADNNEQQQPPANEEENQGDEGQQQPPADEDTGDENEEQQPPSQEEGNDEQQPPSEETNEEEPPANEEENNEENRDEDSNEEEPPVEEEEETLQGNSMKEANGYDRKKARDYAYQWWNKRNNEEYGYYSRAMGGCYDCWYDCTNFTSQAMKAGGLVEWKSDPWWYYSDTKPSYAWGLANSQFKHLEKRAEPATSLSELKVGDIVHGDLNGDGHINHSAIVTRIEYGRIYVTQHTTDKKDAPLHYWFWNGYTVYGWKMGTADNTPR, encoded by the coding sequence TTGGAGAAAGTAAAGCAATTATTACAAAACAAAAAAGCGGTCGCCATCCTGGCCGCGGCCTTGGTTCTGGTGTTGGGAAGCTCCCTCGCCTTTGCCGGTGTCTTCAGTGGGGACAGCAAAGAAGCCGCCGAAGTAAAATCATCCACTCCGGAAGAAAGCGTAAGCACGGATCGTACGGTCAGCATCTCTGACGAAGAACTGGTCGACAGCATCTCCCTCTACAATGAATCGGCCAAAACCAAAGACCAGATCAAGCAGGAGCACACCACAGCGGTCACCATCGTCCAACAGCGGGCGAAGAAACAACAAGCCCCTGTAAAAGAAGACTTGGACGACAAAAAATACCGCGACTTTGTCATCGGAGCGGCCACCGACCTGGAGGGGCTGAGCCCCGAGGAACAAAAACGCGTCAGCAATTATGCAAAAGAGGTCGCTGACTACGACAACAAGCACAAAAACAAACGAATCAAAGAGCTGGAAGATAAAGCGAAAAAAGAAGGGCTCACCCCGGGTGAAAAAGCGGAACTGATCGATCTGCTTCCCATCCAATCAGTCAAGCCTCTCCAACCGGAATCACTGGAACCGGAAGAAGCTGGGGACACCGGCGTGGACAAGAAAAAGCCGGGCAGCAATGCTCCAGCCGACCCCGGTAAAGAAACCGAGGAAGAAGAGCCTGCTGACAACAACGAGCAACAACAGCCTCCCGCCAATGAAGAAGAAAACCAGGGAGATGAAGGGCAGCAGCAGCCCCCGGCTGACGAAGATACGGGCGACGAAAATGAAGAGCAACAACCCCCCTCTCAGGAAGAGGGAAATGATGAACAGCAGCCTCCTTCCGAAGAAACCAATGAAGAAGAGCCTCCCGCCAATGAAGAGGAAAACAACGAAGAAAACCGTGACGAAGACAGCAACGAAGAAGAGCCCCCTGTCGAGGAAGAAGAAGAAACCCTTCAAGGCAATAGCATGAAAGAAGCCAACGGGTATGATCGAAAAAAAGCCCGTGACTATGCCTACCAATGGTGGAACAAACGGAACAACGAAGAATACGGATACTACAGCCGTGCTATGGGCGGTTGTTATGACTGCTGGTACGATTGCACCAACTTCACCTCCCAGGCGATGAAAGCCGGCGGATTGGTAGAGTGGAAAAGCGATCCCTGGTGGTATTACAGTGACACCAAACCGTCCTACGCTTGGGGCCTCGCCAACAGCCAGTTCAAGCATCTGGAAAAACGGGCCGAGCCTGCGACCAGCCTGTCTGAACTGAAAGTGGGCGACATCGTTCACGGTGACCTCAACGGTGACGGCCACATCAACCACAGCGCCATTGTCACCAGAATCGAATATGGGAGAATCTATGTGACCCAGCATACCACTGATAAAAAAGATGCTCCGCTACACTACTGGTTCTGGAACGGCTATACCGTATACGGTTGGAAAATGGGCACTGCTGACAACACCCCCCGGTAA
- a CDS encoding DUF4253 domain-containing protein — protein sequence MSDIHALRQLLQESVEVDVRPFFTVDFGRVPDESGLSLLLDKEEAEAGLTALRSVLPPGTLAFIGSTKWLDHTGDDREGMAELVLSPGEDQWDILRTARTNATNYEMDTDDVIRELKAIDNAVGIDIFHAETDMVSFRLKSDPNNWDAFCEDLYRLCPDIVDQGVGSVDDLQIFVRATREVQLWWD from the coding sequence TTGTCAGATATTCATGCGCTTCGCCAACTGTTGCAGGAATCCGTGGAAGTGGACGTTCGCCCTTTTTTTACTGTAGATTTCGGTCGGGTACCTGATGAAAGCGGTCTTTCGTTGTTGCTGGACAAAGAAGAAGCAGAAGCGGGATTAACGGCCCTTCGTTCCGTTCTCCCCCCCGGAACGCTTGCGTTTATCGGATCCACCAAATGGTTGGATCATACCGGGGACGACCGGGAAGGGATGGCGGAACTGGTTTTGTCACCGGGAGAAGACCAGTGGGACATCCTTCGAACCGCCCGAACCAATGCGACCAATTACGAAATGGACACAGACGATGTGATCCGGGAGTTGAAAGCGATCGATAACGCAGTAGGCATCGACATCTTTCACGCGGAAACGGATATGGTGTCCTTTCGGTTGAAGAGCGACCCGAACAATTGGGATGCCTTCTGCGAAGATCTCTACCGTCTTTGTCCGGACATCGTCGACCAAGGCGTGGGATCCGTGGACGATCTTCAAATCTTCGTCCGGGCCACCCGCGAAGTCCAGCTCTGGTGGGACTAG
- a CDS encoding metallophosphoesterase family protein, producing the protein MRVVIISDTHIPKRAKQLPLPLLRALEKPTTAILHAGDWVDPSVFRELARYAPVYGVYGNCDPPEVRRLFGERTTLRIGRHRIGMVHGHGRKGTTLRRVLDAFANDPVDLLIFGHSHMPYRKRHGSMLVFNPGSPTDRRRSPRFSFGVALLGETVRVKHVFFEQRG; encoded by the coding sequence ATGCGTGTGGTGATCATTTCCGACACCCATATTCCCAAACGAGCCAAACAATTGCCGCTCCCGTTGCTTCGTGCTTTGGAAAAGCCGACCACAGCCATCTTGCATGCCGGAGATTGGGTGGACCCGTCCGTTTTCCGCGAACTGGCCCGCTATGCACCGGTTTACGGGGTTTACGGCAACTGTGATCCGCCGGAGGTGCGCCGCCTGTTTGGAGAACGGACCACCCTCCGCATAGGCCGTCACCGGATCGGGATGGTTCACGGTCACGGCCGCAAGGGGACCACTCTGAGGCGTGTGCTGGATGCCTTCGCAAACGATCCGGTCGACCTTCTCATCTTTGGTCACAGTCATATGCCGTACCGCAAACGCCATGGATCCATGCTCGTTTTTAACCCCGGCTCTCCCACCGACCGCCGCCGCAGTCCCCGGTTTTCATTCGGTGTGGCATTGTTGGGGGAGACGGTTCGTGTGAAGCATGTATTTTTTGAGCAGAGGGGGTAG